The following is a genomic window from Malus sylvestris chromosome 12, drMalSylv7.2, whole genome shotgun sequence.
ggggagtactgtttgtaccatacttgaccaaacccgaaactactaagcatcggtcaacattataccgccaATGACCCACAAAAGtctccctccaactaggaggccaatcacaacgcaacacatgtcaacatcaaaggTCAATCATaatgcgacatgtgtcgacatcagaggccaatcacagcacaacatgtgtcaatgtcagaatgaaactagaaactctcttctataaatagagattattctctcacaatatctcctaatgtcatttgtactaaattattcacttgtactcactaaaggagagcttgaacctatgtacttgtgtaaacccttcaaaattaatgagaattcctctactctgtggacgtagccaatctgggtgaaccacgtacatcttgtgtttgctttcctgtctctatccatttacatacttatccacactagtgaccggagcaatctagcgagggtcacaaacttaacattttctattgtaccaaagtccccactgattttgtgtatcaacagtTCCAGATGCTACTTAGGTTGTATGCTATTAGAGTTTGTAGTATTATCAAATTGTACAGTGGAGCTGTCAGGCTGTAACCACCCGTACGGTTGAACATCCTGAAGTAACTAATACTTGCATTCGGGTTCAATAGACGATATATCATAAACTCTGGTTTCGATGAACTTAAATCATTTGTTGTAATCATTGCTTGTTCAACCTAAAAGCTAAAACACATATCCCAGTTTCATGCTTTGTTAAAGTATCATGTATCCTGTGTTCCTTTAGATTTTCACTGGCTTTCAGATtatataaaggtcgtacccagtgcacaaggctcccgctttacgcagggtctgggagaggtgaatgtcggctagccttacccccatttatggagaggctgctcccaagtctcgaacccgagacctaccgctcatgggcgaaagCATTTGCCATCGCACCGGAGCATAATTGCATTTTCATTCTATAACAGGGAGGCAGCTACATGCATTCAAGAGGTTTTTCAATTTATCATGTCTATAAACATCACGGTAAAAGCTTCAATTGTCTATTCATGTTTATTTTTGTCAAGTAATGGTCCTTTCTATTAAATTGCGTATCATTTCGTATTTCAGGAACATGCTGCTATTGCTTTGCAGTATTTCATTGGAGTTCGGGCTGAAACAGCTCTCCATTGTCTTTTGGTATCATCTCTAGCATGTTCCACTGAACTGACTGGTTTATTAAATTATATGCGTGCATCAGCTTATACGCATTAAGTTCTAACTTTCTGTATTCATTCTAGCATTGGATCTGCAGCTATCAAACTCTCTTTACAAAAGTTTGCAGGTACGACCTTCTCACTTTATACCCCTGAAATCTTTACTGGCTTCGTAGTTATTGACGTTACATTTTTTTATGCAGCAAGTGTGGACGGCTGCTAGCAATGGACCAGAAATCAGCTCTACTGTTACCTCCAGCTTATCGTCCTTACCGGCAGTTCAACACATCGAATGTATCATTGAGTTTGAATGTTTCCGGAGCTTACCATGTAGGCTGTTTCTCAGAGGAATTATGATCTTGACTATGACAGGTAAAAACTATCCATTGTCTCAGATATCAAATTGGCAAGATAAAGAAATTATAACACATCATTCAAAGAACTCGCACTAGAATGTTGAATTTTAcgtcttttcttaattttcttgaTAGCTAATGGGACATgaacttttcttttatgttatgtttgtattatttaagggagatggttataatcaaattatctGCACCATAATCTAAAATAATTTGCTAGATcataagttttcaaatttttagtgCTATCCGAGTGCACAAATCATCTTATATATATGCGTTGTTTGCAAACTATGAAATCACTTTAAATGGATTTTGTAGTGATATGCAAACTGTTTCTGGTGATCCCAAAGCAAACATAGAGCGTGACAAATTGGTGATGTAGGAAAAAAAGCGAAGGTAAAACCGTATAAGAGAtaagagagaaggaaaaggaactaGAATTgggaaaggttttttttttttttttttggtaaaaggaTAGATTCAAAGAACATAGAGGCACAAGGCCAAACAACACGCAGAGAAACAACTTCCGCAACCCCAGAAGATACAGACACAGATAAATAGGATCAAGAAAGACACCACCTCAACAGGTACCATCGTCGCCCTATTACCAGTGCAACCCATCCCCAATTACAAAGGAGGACAGGGAAGACCATCTTTGTTCAAAATGCCAACTAGCGAAGATGGAGGTTGAACAACCCAGCCAAAGCTGCACATCTCTGGTGAAATATTCCTTGCGACAAAATCCGCCGCCATATTTGTCCATCATGGAATCCACGACCAGGAGCATGAATGAAAACTCCTCCCAACATCCAAGATACGGCTAAGAATTGGGAGAAGGTCCGAATTGGGAAAGGTTAGGAAAACTGAAATCAACCATGTCAATCATTTATTAGAAATATGGCGCATCCTTTAAGCAATTGCAAACAATCTACTCCATAAACTAATTAATACTTTCTCGAAAgtttaagtaaataaagagtTAATTCAAATTAGTTAGCAATATTAAATTACATATATCTAATTTCGAGTCGTGTGAAAATGCAAAAATTGAACAAAAGTTTTCTTGTTGGTTCCGTCATCTGTATTGGCACCTATGATGAATATTAATGCTATGGTCACGTGCAGTGGACTCGTACTGACAGTTTGTGTTACGTTGAATACTAATGATATGGTCGCATAATGTAATTTACTTTGAGGCTGCCTTATTCTCTTTCATTGGTGTatttaatcaagaaaattataataagaaatatattgGTCAGAAATTGTACTCACTTTTCTTTCAAACTGAATGTCCAATGCTGcctttcttccttttccttgtTATGGTTTGATTGTTTTGTTATCCATACTAATGTCTTATGGTTTCCTGAATATTGTGTTTTCGTAAAATTTTACTAGCATGCCCCGTTCCTTTGGTTCAGGTGCTATTCTCTTTTGTCGGCACAAGTCTAAGCTGTGCTATGACTAAAATTATTTTAACTTATGGCCCGGATCCTCGGACTTGGTGGATTTGGCGGCagggatctggagaggatccctttcccagGAGCTTTTtcgagaagaaaaacaaaatctttGTTGTAATTCCATATTAGGTTAAAAGGAAATTTGATGTAGCAGTTGTGGGATTCATTGTTCGGCTCATAGCATGTAAACCTTATACACGGTGGAGTTGCCGGTACTTGCGCTGTTTTATGATCGTTTTGAGTGCAATGCATGAAGCGCCCATGGCTCTAGCGTGATTGCGGTTTGACACTGCGATGAGATTGAATGATTTCTGTTTTTAAGCAGGTAGCATCCGAAAACTGGATAGCAGGGTAAAGGGAATAAGGCTAATGGGCATCCTTAATGCATTGCTAATCAACTTCTCTTTGCCAGTAACCCATGTTTGATGTCATGATAGACTCGTTTAATTGGGTCTATGTAGTCaccgtgtttttttttaaacggTTTGTTAAGTCGTCTTGTGTACCGACGAGTGTAAGTACTTAGCTAAATAACGATTTCCTTAGTAACAGCGGCGGATCCATCAAGAGGTCAACACGGTTAGTTAGTTATCATCAACAAAATACCCGAGCTAGAATCGGTAGGACCTTTGTCTGCTATCGACAACCGCGCATCATGGCTTTTGTAGATGATTATAACTCATTAAAATGTTCGATCAAATGTCATTAAATATTTTATGTGATATTTCCATTAAAACATTTATGCGTTATTCCCGACAACCAATCCAAGCCTGCCAAGGTGCacaaaagttgatttttgtgaTGTCAAACTTATTAGTTATATTCGTCGTTGAAGCATTGTAAAATTTATATGGCCCAAATTTCGCACGCGCGTGAGCGGCTGAAATGATTAAACCAAATGAGGCATTGCCACCTGTGGAAAATGATAAGAGTGAGCAGGTGTCATGCAGCAACGATCGTGTCAGGAACTCACCTGCGTTGATTGGTCTTATTAGCACCAATCATGCTCACCACGACCCACCTCTTTGGCTCTTTCGGTCGATAATGGCCTCCACAGAGAGGGGCCGACGAGACAATGTGATCATCTTCCTAAATCTTCGGGACTGATTGAATTCCCTAAAGTTAGCAAACTGATTGAATTCCCTAAAGTTTGCAAACTGATTGATTCAAACACATACTAGCAAGAGCGATCAACTTGCACATAGTACTGCTATTCACACTCATTTTATTTGGGAAGGGGACCTCTTCGGATTTCTTCCATCAAATTCACCAAATCAAGGGATttgagtttttaaaatttgatctaacggttaaagttattataactatTAAAGAAATTCCTTGTTTGTaaccattggatcaaatttcaagggtccatATCCCTTGATTTGGTGAATTTGATGGGAGAGATCCGGGATCCCTTTCCTTTTATTTGGATAATACTTATGTAATGAGTATTTTTTAAACTCACATTTTGAATTGACCTCATTTTAAAATGTCACATGTTCGTTATTttttaaagttcaaaaaaaaaaaaaaaactaataacatgtacattattttctaaacaacaaaatatatgttaAAATGACATTAGACAAAATCAAAATATGAGAACTTGAGTACCCcgagtattattatttttacctctaacacactcttgttaatttttgttcactaatctttttcatttcattcgATTCGATTGAAAATTAAGAGAGAaatgtgagaggtaaaaataagtgtgtatAACACTACCTATTGGGTATACCAATGTGCAATTtcacttaataaaaaaattcttaaacattccaaacattttaaaataaaggTCAAACgattaaaatactcaaaaaaaaaacccaatattCAAGTAGCCAAGAAAGTCCCCCACTTGATGAACGGGAATTGTCTGCCATCTCCCATCCCATACCCTTCTATTTatgtggttacggttaaaccacgtcaacattttatatttttattgttttttgtcttattatttttataaaaaaaatcaatataaaatattgacgtggcttaaccgtgaatCCGTGATTacaaaaatagaagaagatgaaaaagtTATGAGATGAGGAAGACAGACAATCTAGGTATGCACTTGACATCCCATGAGCAAATCTATAAATTTTCATAAGGGCCCCACAAACATGAACGGCTTGGTAGGCCCCATATGTAGTTACATTGATCCAGGGAGTTAATTTTATGATTGATGAGTTTGTTTtggcttttaatttttttgggaaGATGAAGTTAATTGGTGTAAATTAGTCGATGTATGGGGTGTAATACTCTTTTTCTCATGTACGTGCTTCGCGTGTGGCTTTATTGTTACGTATTATTTAATATTACGTGTATTTTAACTATTATCTTTTTAATCTCCGTATCATTCAATGTTACGTAATTTTAAGAAAAATCCAAGTTTTTACTGATCGAGATTTTTTCGAGCAAGATTTTAACAAGGCCACTTTGAGATCCTAATTCGAAAATAAGTTCTCCACTATGAGAAATGTGGATTAAAATTCAGCTGAGCAACTTTCACATCTGACCAAAACATGTAGAATCAAGAACAATcaatttccttccttctttttctttccattttactACTAATGATCAGTGAGTAGCTGTTTTTAGTGGTTTAATAACTTTAATTAAAAGCAGATTCCACTaaccagatttttttttttggcaaatgaTTGCGTTAGCGAGGAGGGATAGCGGTGAGATCAAATCTGCACTATAGTGTATAGGCATTATTACTGTTTGTTACAGGTAGCCTTACTCTGCATTTATTGGTTATCACCCTAAATTGAATTAGATCTTGGACCCCATCTCAGCTATGTGGATCTATTTCTGAATTCTAAACTCTTATTGCTTCTACCTAACCTTCCCCATCCAAGTTAGATCAAAGCGAAAATGATTTTCGCACACTTATTTTTTCTATCTTCACAATTATTTATTTCCGTCTCTTAATTCTTTTGATATATTCAATTCAAAGACCAAAAATAAGCAAAGTTATAAATCTTAAAAGCGGAATATATCATAGCTTACACTCGAGATCTCTACCGAAATCTCCAACACAAAACCAACAACAGAAAACATATTGACATTCAATTCCCAAGCAGAGAGAACACAACATACTATCTACACCTAACAGAGGATGGAAAAACAACCTCTAGAGAGGAAAATGAAGCGAAACATGAAGGTGACAAAGTACCTCCCTTACCGACCATCAGCGGAAGTAAAAGACTCTGCAAAGCCAGTTGGCCTTGCCGGTATACTCCCCTTGCTGTCTTCCAGGTTCAGATAACTGGAGTCCTTTCCTTCTGCGTCCTGCCAGCCCTTCACCATCTGGTTAAGCGGCAGGCTATAATCAATCCCAGAATACTCCTCGTTCTCATCATCGATAGGTTTCCATTTTTCAACAAGCGGGGACAAAACATTCACGGCATGGCTCATATCCGGTCTTTGGCTGGGTTCCCTTGCAGTGCAGTGCCCGGCGAGTTCTGCAATTATGGCGATGCTCTCAAATGTTTCTTCATTTCTGTCAAGAGTTGGGTCGATAGCAGCCATGAGTTTCTCCTTATTCGATTTTATGTGCCAGAACCATGCAGCCAAGTATTGACTTTCTTCAGGTCTATCCTCATCTAGTGCCATCATTCCAGTTAACAGCTCCATTAACACAACTCCGAAACTGAAGACATCTGCTTTCGTTGTAATTTTTCCCGTCACTGAACCCATCAACAAGTGAGGTGGCGTTAGCAGGATTCGTCACAAGCATCAAAGGAAGAtaacagaaattaaaaaatttgaactttAAAAATCCTAGCAACGGTATTATCAATCCAAAATCCGAAACATGCTGTGTGCAATGCTGTCAGCTTATAATCGGTTACAAACTTTACTAATTATATGAACATGAAACATTAATATTCAGTAATAGTTTGAAAGGTCTCAGACGGCTTACCAGCATACTCCGGTGCTAAGTACCCAAAAGTCCCGGCAAGCCTGGTCACAACGGATCTTTCACCATCAGGAGCCAGTTTCACCAATCCAAAATCTGAAACTTTTGCTTTAAAATCATCACCCAGTAAGATATTTGATGATTTAAGATCTCtgtgtatgaagcttttgtgagctAGATTGTGAAGATAATCCATCCCTCTAGCAACATCCAAGGCAATGTTTAGCCTCCTCTTCCAAGAGAGCGGCTCTAATTCGAAGGTCTTCCAACGGAAAAGATGCCTGCTTAGAGCCCCCTGAGGCATATACTCATAGACAAGAATTCTCTCGTTTCCTTCAACGGAATACCCCAGAAGCGATACCAAATGACGGTGTCTGACCTTTGACAGAACTGCAATTTCGGCCTGGAATTCATCCAAGGCTTTGTTGCTAATCACACCAGCCTCCATTCTTTTTACTGCTATTTTTGTACCGTCATCCAGTTCTCCCTTATAAACCACCCCAAAGCCACCACGGCCTAGCTCATTTTCTGGGGCAAAATTGTTTGTCACGTTTCGAAGAACTTGAACTGATATGATGAGATTCCCCGCTTCAATGACATGGGACTCACCTATTCCACTACTGTTTCTGCTTGCAGAGCTCCCTGTAACGGTAGAAGCGCTTCCATTGGTATTGCTGGCAACAACAACCTTAACCATACTATCCGAATCAGATGCATCTCTCGGGTGAATTACATGGGAAGTTGAATTCTTGAATGCATCTCTTCTCTTCTTACAGTACATAGATAAAGGAATTACAAGCAAAAACGCAATAACAGCAACACTTGCAACCGGAGCTACAATAGAAACAGTGCTAGACCTTTTCAATGCTTTATGTTGGTTCAGTTGAGAAGTACCATTGACATGAGAACCTGAATCTGTGGATGAGGAAGGGCTATCTTCTGGTGCTGCCCCTGCCGCAGATGGATTACCATTAAACAAACGATTCCCATCAACGGCAACTTTGACAATGCTACTGAATTTCGGCAATGGAGGGGAAATATTGTTCCCACTAAGATCCAACTCAGTCAAGGATTTCAAGCTAGTCCAATTTTCAGGAACTgaaccccacaaattgttgttCTGAAGCCTAATTTGAACAAGAGATTCTAACTTCGCAACCGAATGACTCAATGTACCATTCAGATTATACTTGGGCAGATTTATAACAGACACCTTCCCATCGTTCCCACAACTCACTCCCAACCACGACCGGCACGGATCATTACCAGACCATTTAGAAACAAGCGTTGAAGGGTAATTCAACCCGCCAAGGAACTCGATAAGCGCCATAACCTCCGCGGAGCAAGGAACCCCGGGAGTGGACTGACAAAACGCATTCGAATCAAAACTCGCATTGCGAGCTTTGAATTTCGGGATTGGACCCATCAAATGATTATTGTTCAAGGTCAAACTATCAAGTGCTAAATTAGCCAAACCATCAGGAACTAAACCAACAAACTGGTTTTGATTAAGATTAAGATCTTTCAAAGATGTTAAATTACCAATGCTGTTCGGAATCACGCCGGAAAACTGATTCCCGTGGAGCCACACGCTGTTGAGCTGCACCATTGTGGTCAGAACATCAATCGAACCACTCAATCCGCCGCCGGTCGGATTGTTCAGCCAAAGTATCTGCAAATTAAGGCCGTTAAAGCTGGGCGGAATCCCGCCGGACAGTCCGTTACCCGAGAGTTGCAAAACCGTTAGGGACGACAAGTTCCCGAGAAAATGGGGCAATGGACCGACCAGATTACAACTCATGCAACTAAGATTCTGCAACTGCGCCGAGTTCCCCAGCTGAGGAGGGAAACTCCAGCCTGTCGTGGCATTCAAATTGTTGTCGTCCAAAGCCAAAACCTCCAGAGAATCGAGACCTTCGAAGAAGTCGACAGGAATCGAAGTGAAGTCGTTGAAATCCAAGTAAGCAAACCGGAGCTTCGACAGCCCCTTGAGGGAAGGGAGGGGCCCACTGAAGTGGTTCCTCTGGAGGCCAATGTTTGTGAGCTCAGTGAGCTGGTTGAAGTTCTGGGGCAGAGGACCCTTCAGGCCAAGGTTCTGGACCTGAATCTGGGACACTCTCGAACCGGCGCAGAAGACGTGGGCCCACCTGGCCCCACATGGGTCGTCGCCATTTTCCGGCCACTTCAAGAGCTCTGGGTTTTCTAGATTTTTTCTCAGCTGGTTGAGGATTGCAAGGTCGTTCGGGTCTGTGGCGCTCAGAGCAAGTGAAGCTAGTGAGAGAAGCAGGAGGAGGAGTGAGAGAGCATGTTCTGCAGCAGCACTATGGTGTTTTTCCATGGCGGATCTGCAGCTTCAGAAGAAGCATTGAAGAAAACCTGGAAAGCTGTGGAGAAGAAGCTTCATGCGAGCATCAATGGCGGTTTTGTGGACTGCCCTTGCGAAATCTCGGAACCCAATTGACAAAAAAAGCGAAATAAATCGGATATTTAGTGAAAACCATgaccaacaaaacaaaagatgaTTTGTACAGTCACAGACTCCAAGTTATTGGAAAATATTGatttaaacagtaattaaaaaccataaaGTTATAagctttattttaattttttttgctttttcgaacaaaaacaaaagcagctTTGAGAGCAAGTTACAACCACCAAAAGCGGATCTTTATAAGAAATATTCGACACCCAGAATCAAATATGAAAGATTGGAAATGTTGGATGCATGTCTTAATTAGGATTAATGTTTCGTTATTATGCATGTCTCATCCGTACTGTTTATGGACGTTTGGTGCGCACCACACCTTCCTTTTCAACTACCAAGGGCGTCATTGTCCTTCAAACATGTGCTCAATGCTCATAGTTTCACGCAAACGATGTATTCACGCTACTTTTCTCTTCATGCacgtttatgtttattttttatgtttaaaatgaataaTTAATAGAAAATTAAGATGCAGAAATAAACAAGAGTTgtgtaaaagaagaaaaatggtgTGTGAATATCATTTTTTCGGTTCATGATTGATGCTATTTGTTAGATTGTAAAACAAGttatatattttacaaaaacCTTTCACATAGTATATAATGCCTGCATTTGATGCTATTTGTtgatttttattgatgacaaGTTCGATACTTAATTATAGCTAACTTATTCGATGCCAAAATcttatatttagaaaaaaagaACTCAACCACAACATGCCACGTCAGATCTGCCCCAATAAATAATATTGAACTCAAACAACAACGTCACAAATTGAAAAACTCAAGAATTTACTAAACAAAACACTTATATATTAATCCATACGGTTTTTCTACAACATGCTACAATACCCCTCAATGCATTTTCATGTTTTGAAATCGTTTCATGGAAATTATTACCAATACCATCAAACATCTCTTTATATAAAGATAACCATATTATCATTCATCTATTATTTTTCTATCCAATTTCTCAAATATTTCATAGCCGAAAATACTCTTATCACATGGGATTGCTATACATTATGTGCATTTTTTTCACAAAGAAAACTAAGTGGGTCATCCGCCCCTGGGCCCAAGGTGGCTCCCCATCCATGGACGTTAacgagttaaaaaaaaaagaaaagaaaagaaaagaactaTTTCATTCATTGAAAGTACAAAATGTCATTACAAGTGTATATATCACGACTCGGTCTCAAAAGATTCTTTGTAAATTAGatctaaaaataatattataaagTACCGCTAATGGTAAAAGAATGAGTAGATTTCAAACATTTGTTAAAAGACGAGCTCATCGAAAATCGTAAAATTATATAAATCAATAAATCTTTTAAACTTCATATTACATGAAGATTATgccgggaaaaaaaaaatctcaaatcatATTATGAAATGGAGTACGATGAGATGGGAACGGAATTTATGGTTGGTTGAGGCCGTTAGGGCATAATTACACTTTAATATATGAAATTAATAATCAAACCTATCAAACAAAATATTAAGATAAATAGTTTTATTCATGCTTAATGAATTTTGTCGCGAATATTTTGTGGTGGACTTGGACTGAGACCGATcccatatgcatgcatggctgcTTCTCATTCCGTGACCTGGATTTTGTATGATAGAAAATTAGAAATGGTTAAAGATTAGAAGCTTCTCCACAGCTTCTGTCTCGTACAAGCAACCTTTTtagcttttaatttttaatttcattttctgTAGGAGATTTTAATTTTAGTGTCATTGCAAATGCCAAATGGATAAAGTCATTGCAAAAACTTGCTTATTGTGCTCAAAGTAATTGATGgttttgtgaacacggaaaattcctgaaacgaaagagacaagaacgaacgtgcacaaacaaatatttgtatttgatgattttgggttacaatctctctctaatttgatcctctgattcgatctccgtaaggtgttgatttatggatgtttcgttgatccaagggggcgtcgaggcttgatcttggatgaacagttggaagtttcttcaaagggccgtgggcttgatctttgaaggtggatttgagcggatcttcaagagcttttgggcttgatcttgaagaacaatgatgaacggatcttcaagggcttttgggcttgatcttgaagaacggttggatgtgtggatttgttgatgtttgttgatccaagggttgtCGGGGCTTGATATTGGATGAactgatgatgaacgatggtgctttcttcaagggccgtcggggcttgatcttgaaagagcgatggacgaagaacgaagaacgaaaagagctttcttgattcttcgggaacctggatgcttgagagcttcggagtttcagagcttcagagcttcaaggtgtaatatgaatttgttccctcaaatgaatgaaataggcttgtatttatagaattttccaaggcct
Proteins encoded in this region:
- the LOC126594334 gene encoding mediator of RNA polymerase II transcription subunit 27-like; protein product: MSINITEHAAIALQYFIGVRAETALHCLLHWICSYQTLFTKVCSKCGRLLAMDQKSALLLPPAYRPYRQFNTSNVSLSLNVSGAYHVGCFSEEL
- the LOC126594327 gene encoding receptor protein kinase TMK1-like, which produces MEKHHSAAAEHALSLLLLLLSLASLALSATDPNDLAILNQLRKNLENPELLKWPENGDDPCGARWAHVFCAGSRVSQIQVQNLGLKGPLPQNFNQLTELTNIGLQRNHFSGPLPSLKGLSKLRFAYLDFNDFTSIPVDFFEGLDSLEVLALDDNNLNATTGWSFPPQLGNSAQLQNLSCMSCNLVGPLPHFLGNLSSLTVLQLSGNGLSGGIPPSFNGLNLQILWLNNPTGGGLSGSIDVLTTMVQLNSVWLHGNQFSGVIPNSIGNLTSLKDLNLNQNQFVGLVPDGLANLALDSLTLNNNHLMGPIPKFKARNASFDSNAFCQSTPGVPCSAEVMALIEFLGGLNYPSTLVSKWSGNDPCRSWLGVSCGNDGKVSVINLPKYNLNGTLSHSVAKLESLVQIRLQNNNLWGSVPENWTSLKSLTELDLSGNNISPPLPKFSSIVKVAVDGNRLFNGNPSAAGAAPEDSPSSSTDSGSHVNGTSQLNQHKALKRSSTVSIVAPVASVAVIAFLLVIPLSMYCKKRRDAFKNSTSHVIHPRDASDSDSMVKVVVASNTNGSASTVTGSSASRNSSGIGESHVIEAGNLIISVQVLRNVTNNFAPENELGRGGFGVVYKGELDDGTKIAVKRMEAGVISNKALDEFQAEIAVLSKVRHRHLVSLLGYSVEGNERILVYEYMPQGALSRHLFRWKTFELEPLSWKRRLNIALDVARGMDYLHNLAHKSFIHRDLKSSNILLGDDFKAKVSDFGLVKLAPDGERSVVTRLAGTFGYLAPEYAVTGKITTKADVFSFGVVLMELLTGMMALDEDRPEESQYLAAWFWHIKSNKEKLMAAIDPTLDRNEETFESIAIIAELAGHCTAREPSQRPDMSHAVNVLSPLVEKWKPIDDENEEYSGIDYSLPLNQMVKGWQDAEGKDSSYLNLEDSKGSIPARPTGFAESFTSADGR